A genome region from Scyliorhinus torazame isolate Kashiwa2021f chromosome 13, sScyTor2.1, whole genome shotgun sequence includes the following:
- the dmtf1 gene encoding cyclin-D-binding Myb-like transcription factor 1 codes for MNTIEDESGTVTLETISSVTLAQDTEGNLILHCPHNDLESEDNQEPLHKRLCLSTEDDASLESTGIAGPFAGVQSVVTLPISDNDQSFEVTMTGEAASELTHATEIEDSETITQIQILHNEDQIDGISPQNSDDLDPVSQAWFTTKEDKDTLQNKGHKWKQGMWSKEEIDVLMSNIENYLQIHGLSDATEVIFEMSKDERKDFYRTIARGLNRPLFAVYRRVLRMYDNRNHVGKYTPQEIEKLKELRSKHGNDWATIGAALGRSASSVKDRCRLMKDTCNTGKWTVEEEKRLAEVVHELTATDPGDIVTQGVSWAAVAERVGTRSEKQCRSKWLNYLNWKQSGGTEWSKDDEINLILRIAELNAEDESEINWDIMAEGWSSVRSPQWLRSKWWTIKRQVTNHKDLTFAELVESLRQLVESLKQPHVPVHQLPECPTGSSSRNSNSSSVQHLRVRLAQVDENSSNSPVAALQIPVQITHVASGDSCGSTTDCETITLNAGTLQRFEFLPSFRLQPTGTPGTYLIQTSSSQGLPITLTTSPTVTLTSPSSPEQIIVHTLSPEALLHSANETVSVQMTHPSVIIHAVATDDITSSITQAELTVDSTIDHTDLTENQINSTPLETEAYSEIDQAKLTEAQSAGQTDLTEAEIAQSNLNSDSSEDVMGSDVNINESDLRQDVEVQSDLSAAYVTEALGSPNIDEETTLIASSDHEFIQSTDIDNDSVLPLTTLTDPILQPRGDCSDDIGSSLDTPDPDD; via the exons ATTTAGAATCTGAGGATAATCAAGAACCTCTGCACAAAAGGCTTTGTTTGTCGACTGAAGATGACGCTAGTCTCGAATCCACGGGTATTGCTGGTCCGTTTGCAGGCGTACAATCAGTTGTTACACTTCCAA TTTCAGACAATGATCAAAGTTTTGAGGTAACCATGACGGGAGAGGCAGCATCTGAGCTGACACATGCAACTGAAATTGAAGACAGTGAAACTATCACTCAAATACAA ATTTTGCACAATGAAGATCAAATAGACGGCATTTCTCCCCAAAACAGTGACGATTTGGATCCTGTTAGCCAAGCATGGTTTACAACGAAAGAAGATAAGGACACTCTCCAGAATAAAG GCCACAAGTGGAAACAGGGAATGTGGTCAAAGGAGGAAATAGATGTTTTAATGAGTAATATTGAAAACTACCTACAG ATACATGGACTAAGTGATGCCACAGAAGTCATATTTGAAATGTCAAAAGACGAAAGAAAAGATTTCTACCGGACTATAGCGAGGGGTCTTAACCGGCCATTGTTCGCAGTTTATAGACGTGTGCTTCGGATGTATGACAATCGAAACCATGTTGGAAA GTATACGCCACAAGAAATTGAGAAACTTAAAGA GTTACGATCTAAGCATGGTAATGACTGGGCAACGATAGGCGCCGCTCTGGGAAGGAGTGCATCCTCGGTGAAAGATCGATGCAGACTTATGAAAGATACTTGCAACACTG GTAAATGGACTGTAGAAGAAGAAAAGCGACTAGCAGAGGTGGTCCATGAATTAACTGCCACGGATCCAGGTGACATTGTCACCCAGGGTGTCTCTTGGGCTGCAGTGGCTGAACGGGTGGGCACCCGTTCAGAGAAGCAATGCCGTTCCAAGTGGCTAAATTACCTCAACTGGAAGCAGAGCGGAGGGACCGAATGGAGCAAAGATGATGAAATAAACCTAATTTTAAG GATCGCAGAACTCAACGCAGAGGATGAAAGTGAGATTAACTGGGACATCATGGCGGAAGGTTGGAGCAGTGTCCGCTCTCCCCAGTGGCTGAGAAGTAAATGGTGGACCATCAAACGGCAGGTTACAAACCATAAAGATTTGACGTTTGCAG AATTGGTAGAGAGTTTGAGACAGTTGGTAGAGAGCTTAAAGCAGCCACATGTCCCAGTGCACCAATTGCCCGAGTGTCCAACCGGATCGAGTTCACGCAATTCAAATTCATCCTCTGTTCAGCATCTGCGGGTCCGGTTAGCCCAAGTGGATGAAAACAGCTCCAACAGTCCGGTGGCCGCTCTGCAGATTCCTGTGCAAATCACTCACGTTG CATCAGGCGATTCCTGTGGTAGCACTACAGATTGTGAAACAATAACGTTGAACGCGGGGACTCTACAGAGATTCGAATTCCTACCT TCTTTCCGATTACAGCCCACAGGAACGCCAGGAACGTACTTGATTCAGACCAGCTCAAGTCAAGGCCTTCCTATAACATTGACAACTAGTCCAACCGTCACCCTTACCTCACCATCCTCTCCGGAACAGATTATTGTGCACACACTTTCT CCCGAAGCTCTCCTCCACAGTGCTAATGAAACTGTCAGTGTACAAATGACGCACCCGAGTGTCATCATCCATGCCGTTGCCACAGATGACATCACCTCTTCTATAACACAAGCCGAGTTGACAGTGGATTCCACAATCGACCACACGGATTTGACAGAGAACCAGATTAATTCCACACCTCTTGAGACTGAAGCTTACAGTGAGATTGACCAGGCAAAGTTAACTGAAGCCCAAAGTGCAGGTCAGACAGACCTTACAGAAGCAGAAATTGCCCAATCAAACCTGAACTCTGATAGTAGTGAGGATGTGATGGGTTCAGATGTAAATATTAATGAATCAGATCTCAGACAGGACGTTGAAGTGCAATCTGATCTAAGTGCTGCTTATGTAACTGAG GCTCTCGGTTCTCCCAATATTGATGAAGAAACAACACTTATTGCTTCATCGGATCATGAGTTTATTCAATCAACAGATATTGATAATGACTCTGTTTTGCCGTTAACAACGCTGACTG